A region from the Lagopus muta isolate bLagMut1 chromosome 27, bLagMut1 primary, whole genome shotgun sequence genome encodes:
- the OGDH gene encoding 2-oxoglutarate dehydrogenase complex component E1 isoform X1: MFNLRTCAAKLRPLTASQTVKTISQQRPAAPRTFHPIRCYSAPVAAEPFLSGTSSNYVEEMYYAWLENPKSVHKSWDIFFRNANAGAAPGTAYQSPPPLSSSLSTLSQAQFLVQAQPNVDKLVEDHLAVQSLIRAYQIRGHHVAQLDPLGILDADLDSSVPADIITSTDKLDLAVFKERLRVLTVGGFYGLDESDLDKVFHLPTTTFIGGNESALPLREIIRRLEMAYCQHIGVEFMFINDLEQCQWIRQKFETPGIMQFSNEEKRTLLARLVRSTRFEEFLHRKWSSEKRFGLEGCEVLIPALKTIIDKSSEKGVDYVIMGMPHRGRLNVLANVIRKELEQIFCQFDSKLEAADEGSGDVKYHLGMYHRRINRVTDRNITLSLVANPSHLEAADPVVQGKTKAEQFYCGDTEGKKVMSILLHGDAAFAGQGIVYETFHLSDLPSYTTHGTVHVVVNNQIGFTTDPRMARSSPYPTDVARVVNAPIFHVNADDPEAVVYVCNVAAEWRSTFHKDVVVDLVCYRRNGHNEMDEPMFTQPLMYKQIRKQKPVLQKYAELLISQGVVNQPEYEEEIAKYDKICEEAHARSKDEKILHIKHWLDSPWPGFFTLDGQPRSMSCPSTGLNEEDLTHIGQVASSVPVEDFTIHGGLSRILKTRGEMVKNRTVDWALAEYMAFGSLLKEGIHIRLSGQDVERGTFSHRHHVLHDQNVDKRTCIPMNHLWPNQAPYTVCNSSLSEYGVLGFELGFAMASPNALVLWEAQFGDFHNTAQCIIDQFICPGQAKWVRQNGIVLLLPHGMEGMGPEHSSARPERFLQMCNDDPDVFPKLDDFDVRQLYDCNWIVVNCSTPANFFHVLRRQILLPFRKPLIIFTPKSLLRHPEARSSFDDMLPGTNFLRVIPDSGPAAQNPQSVRRLLFCTGKVYYDLTRERKARNMEADVAITRVEQLSPFPFDLLQKEAQKYPNAELVWCQEEHKNQGYYDYVKPRLRTTINRAKPVWYAGREPAAAPATGNKKTHLTELQRLLDTAFNLDAFKDLA, translated from the exons TAGTTCAAACTATGTGGAGGAAATGTACTATGCGTGGCTGGAAAATCCCAAAAGTGTACATAAG tcATGGGACATCTTCTTTCGCAACGCCAACGCcggagcagctccaggcactGCTTACCAAAGCCCCCCTCCGCTGAGCTCCAGCCTTTCCACGCTGTCCCAAGCACAGTTCCTGGTTCAGGCACAGCCCAACGTAGACAAGCTGGTGGAAGACCATCTGGCAGTGCAATCTCTTATCAGGGCATATCAG ATTCGAGGGCACCATGTAGCACAACTCGACCCCCTGGGCATCCTGGATGCGGATCTGGACTCATCCGTTCCAGCCGATATTATCACATCCACAGACAAACTGG ACCTCGCAGTGTTCAAGGAGCGACTGAGAGTGCTAACAGTGGGAG GATTTTACGGGCTGGATGAGTCCGACCTCGACAAGGTCTTCCATTTGCCCACAACCACCTTCATCGGAGGAAATGAGTCGGCTCTTCCGCTGCGGGAGATCATCCGCCGCCTGGAG ATGGCCTACTGCCAGCACATCGGCGTGGAGTTCATGTTCATCAACGACCTGGAGCAGTGCCAGTGGATCCGGCAGAAGTTCGAGACCCCGGGGATCATGCAGTTCAGCAACGAGGAGAAGCGAACGCTGCTGGCACGCCTGGTCCGCTCCACCAG GTTTGAGGAGTTCCTCCATCGGAAATGGTCTTCGGAGAAGCGTTTCGGTCTGGAGGGCTGCGAAGTGCTGATCCCAGCCTTAAAGACCATCATTGATAAGTCGAGTGAGAAGGGAGTGGATTATGTGATCATGGGGATGCCCCACAG AGGGCGCCTGAACGTCCTTGCCAACGTGATCAGGAAGGAGCTGGagcagatcttctgccagtttGACTCCAAGCTGGAGGCTGCCGACGAG GGCTCCGGTGACGTCAAATACCACCTGGGGATGTACCACCGCAGGATCAACCGCGTCACCGACAGGAACATCACCCTGTCCCTGGTGGCCAACCCCTCCCACCTGGAGGCGGCTGACCCCGTGGTCCAAGGCAAGACCAAAGCGGAGCAGTTCTACTGCGGGGACACGGAGGGGAAGAAG GTGATGTCCATCCTCCTGCACGGCGACGCAGCATTTGCAGGGCAGGGGATCGTGTACGAGACGTTCCACCTGAGCGACCTGCCCTCCTACACCACGCACGGCACCGTGCACGTCGTGGTCAACAACCAG ATTGGTTTCACCACTGACCCACGCATGGCCCGCTCCTCTCCGTACCCCACCGACGTCGCCCGCGTGGTCAACGCTCCCATCTTCCATGTCAACGCCGATGACCCCGAGGCTGTGGTTTATGTGTGCAATGTGGCAGCAGAGTGGCGAAGCACTTTCCATAAGGACGTGGTGGTGGATTTG GTGTGCTATAGGCGCAACGGGCACAACGAGATGGACGAGCCCATGTTCACGCAGCCCCTGATGTACAAACAGATCCGGAAGCAGAAGCCAGTGCTGCAGAAATACGCCGAGCTCCTGATTTCACAGGGGGTTGTAAATCAGCCAGAGTACGAG GAGGAAATCGCCAAGTATGATAAGATCTGTGAGGAGGCCCATGCAAGATCCAAGGATGAAAAGATCTTGCACATCAAGCACTGGCTGGACTCCCCCTGGCCTG GTTTCTTCACTCTGGATGGCCAACCCCGCAGCATGAGCTGCCCCTCCACCGGGCTGAACGAGGAGGACCTGACGCACATCGGCCAAGTGGCCAGCTCTGTGCCTGTGGAGGACTTCACCATCCACGGAG GCCTGAGCCGAATCCTGAAGACCCGCGGGGAGATGGTGAAGAACAGGACTGTGGATTGGGCGCTGGCTGAGTACATGGCGTTCGGCTCCCTGCTGAAGGAGGGCATCCACATCCGCCTGAGCGGGCAGGACGTCGAGAGGGGCACCTTCAG CCATCGCCACCACGTGCTGCACGACCAGAACGTGGACAAGAGGACCTGCATCCCCATGAACCACCTGTGGCCCAACCAGGCTCCCTACACCGTCtgcaacagctctctgtctgaGTACGGCGTCCTGG GCTTTGAGCTGGGCTTTGCCATGGCCAGCCCCAATGCCCTGGTGCTCTGGGAAGCCCAATTTGGGGACTTCCACAACACCGCCCAGTGCATCATTGACCAGTTCATCTGCCCCGGCCAAGCCAAGTGGGTCAGGCAGAACGGCATCGTCCTGCTGCTCCCCCACGGCATGGAGGGCATG GGCCCTGAGCACTCATCTGCCCGTCCGGAGCGGTTCCTGCAGATGTGCAACGACGACCCTGACGTCTTCCCT AAGCTGGACGACTTCGACGTGCGCCAGCTGTACGACTGCAACTGGATCGTCGTCAACTGCTCCACTCCAGCCAACTTCTTCCACGTCCTGCGGCGTCAGATCCTCCTGCCCTTCCGCAAACCG CTGATCATCTTCACTCCAAAGTCGCTGCTGCGTCACCCCGAAGCGCGCTCCAGCTTCGATGACATGCTGCCAG GCACCAATTTCCTCCGGGTCATCCCCGACAGCGGCCCCGCAGCGCAGAACCCTCAGAGCGTCCGCCGGCTGCTGTTCTGTACCGGGAAGGTTTACTACGACCTGACACGGGAGCGCAAGGCCCGCAACATGGAGGCAGACGTGGCCATCACCAGGGTGGAGCAG CTGTCGCCGTTCCCCTTCGACCTCCTGCAGAAGGAAGCTCAGAAATACCCCAATGCCGAGCTGGTGTGGTGCCAGGAGGAGCACAAGAACCAGGGCTACTACGACTACGTCAAACCGCGCCTGCGCACCACCATCAACCGCGCCAAGCCCGTGTG GTACGCAGGCCGGGAGCCGGCAGCTGCCCCCGCCACCGGCAACAAGAAGACTCACCTGACGGAGCTGCAGCGGCTGCTCGACACCGCCTTCAACCTGGACGCCTTCAAGGACCTGGCCTGA
- the OGDH gene encoding 2-oxoglutarate dehydrogenase complex component E1 isoform X2, producing the protein MFNLRTCAAKLRPLTASQTVKTISQQRPAAPRTFHPIRCYSAPVAAEPFLSGTSSNYVEEMYYAWLENPKSVHKSWDIFFRNANAGAAPGTAYQSPPPLSSSLSTLSQAQFLVQAQPNVDKLVEDHLAVQSLIRAYQVRGHHIAKLDPLGISCVNFDDAPVTVSPNVDLAVFKERLRVLTVGGFYGLDESDLDKVFHLPTTTFIGGNESALPLREIIRRLEMAYCQHIGVEFMFINDLEQCQWIRQKFETPGIMQFSNEEKRTLLARLVRSTRFEEFLHRKWSSEKRFGLEGCEVLIPALKTIIDKSSEKGVDYVIMGMPHRGRLNVLANVIRKELEQIFCQFDSKLEAADEGSGDVKYHLGMYHRRINRVTDRNITLSLVANPSHLEAADPVVQGKTKAEQFYCGDTEGKKVMSILLHGDAAFAGQGIVYETFHLSDLPSYTTHGTVHVVVNNQIGFTTDPRMARSSPYPTDVARVVNAPIFHVNADDPEAVVYVCNVAAEWRSTFHKDVVVDLVCYRRNGHNEMDEPMFTQPLMYKQIRKQKPVLQKYAELLISQGVVNQPEYEEEIAKYDKICEEAHARSKDEKILHIKHWLDSPWPGFFTLDGQPRSMSCPSTGLNEEDLTHIGQVASSVPVEDFTIHGGLSRILKTRGEMVKNRTVDWALAEYMAFGSLLKEGIHIRLSGQDVERGTFSHRHHVLHDQNVDKRTCIPMNHLWPNQAPYTVCNSSLSEYGVLGFELGFAMASPNALVLWEAQFGDFHNTAQCIIDQFICPGQAKWVRQNGIVLLLPHGMEGMGPEHSSARPERFLQMCNDDPDVFPKLDDFDVRQLYDCNWIVVNCSTPANFFHVLRRQILLPFRKPLIIFTPKSLLRHPEARSSFDDMLPGTNFLRVIPDSGPAAQNPQSVRRLLFCTGKVYYDLTRERKARNMEADVAITRVEQLSPFPFDLLQKEAQKYPNAELVWCQEEHKNQGYYDYVKPRLRTTINRAKPVWYAGREPAAAPATGNKKTHLTELQRLLDTAFNLDAFKDLA; encoded by the exons TAGTTCAAACTATGTGGAGGAAATGTACTATGCGTGGCTGGAAAATCCCAAAAGTGTACATAAG tcATGGGACATCTTCTTTCGCAACGCCAACGCcggagcagctccaggcactGCTTACCAAAGCCCCCCTCCGCTGAGCTCCAGCCTTTCCACGCTGTCCCAAGCACAGTTCCTGGTTCAGGCACAGCCCAACGTAGACAAGCTGGTGGAAGACCATCTGGCAGTGCAATCTCTTATCAGGGCATATCAG GTCAGGGGCCATCACATTGCAAAGCTCGATCCTCTCGGCATTAGTTGTGTAAATTTTGATGATGCGCCTGTAACTGTTTCTCCAAACGTCG ACCTCGCAGTGTTCAAGGAGCGACTGAGAGTGCTAACAGTGGGAG GATTTTACGGGCTGGATGAGTCCGACCTCGACAAGGTCTTCCATTTGCCCACAACCACCTTCATCGGAGGAAATGAGTCGGCTCTTCCGCTGCGGGAGATCATCCGCCGCCTGGAG ATGGCCTACTGCCAGCACATCGGCGTGGAGTTCATGTTCATCAACGACCTGGAGCAGTGCCAGTGGATCCGGCAGAAGTTCGAGACCCCGGGGATCATGCAGTTCAGCAACGAGGAGAAGCGAACGCTGCTGGCACGCCTGGTCCGCTCCACCAG GTTTGAGGAGTTCCTCCATCGGAAATGGTCTTCGGAGAAGCGTTTCGGTCTGGAGGGCTGCGAAGTGCTGATCCCAGCCTTAAAGACCATCATTGATAAGTCGAGTGAGAAGGGAGTGGATTATGTGATCATGGGGATGCCCCACAG AGGGCGCCTGAACGTCCTTGCCAACGTGATCAGGAAGGAGCTGGagcagatcttctgccagtttGACTCCAAGCTGGAGGCTGCCGACGAG GGCTCCGGTGACGTCAAATACCACCTGGGGATGTACCACCGCAGGATCAACCGCGTCACCGACAGGAACATCACCCTGTCCCTGGTGGCCAACCCCTCCCACCTGGAGGCGGCTGACCCCGTGGTCCAAGGCAAGACCAAAGCGGAGCAGTTCTACTGCGGGGACACGGAGGGGAAGAAG GTGATGTCCATCCTCCTGCACGGCGACGCAGCATTTGCAGGGCAGGGGATCGTGTACGAGACGTTCCACCTGAGCGACCTGCCCTCCTACACCACGCACGGCACCGTGCACGTCGTGGTCAACAACCAG ATTGGTTTCACCACTGACCCACGCATGGCCCGCTCCTCTCCGTACCCCACCGACGTCGCCCGCGTGGTCAACGCTCCCATCTTCCATGTCAACGCCGATGACCCCGAGGCTGTGGTTTATGTGTGCAATGTGGCAGCAGAGTGGCGAAGCACTTTCCATAAGGACGTGGTGGTGGATTTG GTGTGCTATAGGCGCAACGGGCACAACGAGATGGACGAGCCCATGTTCACGCAGCCCCTGATGTACAAACAGATCCGGAAGCAGAAGCCAGTGCTGCAGAAATACGCCGAGCTCCTGATTTCACAGGGGGTTGTAAATCAGCCAGAGTACGAG GAGGAAATCGCCAAGTATGATAAGATCTGTGAGGAGGCCCATGCAAGATCCAAGGATGAAAAGATCTTGCACATCAAGCACTGGCTGGACTCCCCCTGGCCTG GTTTCTTCACTCTGGATGGCCAACCCCGCAGCATGAGCTGCCCCTCCACCGGGCTGAACGAGGAGGACCTGACGCACATCGGCCAAGTGGCCAGCTCTGTGCCTGTGGAGGACTTCACCATCCACGGAG GCCTGAGCCGAATCCTGAAGACCCGCGGGGAGATGGTGAAGAACAGGACTGTGGATTGGGCGCTGGCTGAGTACATGGCGTTCGGCTCCCTGCTGAAGGAGGGCATCCACATCCGCCTGAGCGGGCAGGACGTCGAGAGGGGCACCTTCAG CCATCGCCACCACGTGCTGCACGACCAGAACGTGGACAAGAGGACCTGCATCCCCATGAACCACCTGTGGCCCAACCAGGCTCCCTACACCGTCtgcaacagctctctgtctgaGTACGGCGTCCTGG GCTTTGAGCTGGGCTTTGCCATGGCCAGCCCCAATGCCCTGGTGCTCTGGGAAGCCCAATTTGGGGACTTCCACAACACCGCCCAGTGCATCATTGACCAGTTCATCTGCCCCGGCCAAGCCAAGTGGGTCAGGCAGAACGGCATCGTCCTGCTGCTCCCCCACGGCATGGAGGGCATG GGCCCTGAGCACTCATCTGCCCGTCCGGAGCGGTTCCTGCAGATGTGCAACGACGACCCTGACGTCTTCCCT AAGCTGGACGACTTCGACGTGCGCCAGCTGTACGACTGCAACTGGATCGTCGTCAACTGCTCCACTCCAGCCAACTTCTTCCACGTCCTGCGGCGTCAGATCCTCCTGCCCTTCCGCAAACCG CTGATCATCTTCACTCCAAAGTCGCTGCTGCGTCACCCCGAAGCGCGCTCCAGCTTCGATGACATGCTGCCAG GCACCAATTTCCTCCGGGTCATCCCCGACAGCGGCCCCGCAGCGCAGAACCCTCAGAGCGTCCGCCGGCTGCTGTTCTGTACCGGGAAGGTTTACTACGACCTGACACGGGAGCGCAAGGCCCGCAACATGGAGGCAGACGTGGCCATCACCAGGGTGGAGCAG CTGTCGCCGTTCCCCTTCGACCTCCTGCAGAAGGAAGCTCAGAAATACCCCAATGCCGAGCTGGTGTGGTGCCAGGAGGAGCACAAGAACCAGGGCTACTACGACTACGTCAAACCGCGCCTGCGCACCACCATCAACCGCGCCAAGCCCGTGTG GTACGCAGGCCGGGAGCCGGCAGCTGCCCCCGCCACCGGCAACAAGAAGACTCACCTGACGGAGCTGCAGCGGCTGCTCGACACCGCCTTCAACCTGGACGCCTTCAAGGACCTGGCCTGA
- the OGDH gene encoding 2-oxoglutarate dehydrogenase complex component E1 isoform X3 → MFNLRTCAAKLRPLTASQTVKTISQQRPAAPRTFHPIRCYSAPVAAEPFLSGTSSNYVEEMYYAWLENPKSVHKSWDIFFRNANAGAAPGTAYQSPPPLSSSLSTLSQAQFLVQAQPNVDKLVEDHLAVQSLIRAYQIRGHHVAQLDPLGILDADLDSSVPADIITSTDKLGFYGLDESDLDKVFHLPTTTFIGGNESALPLREIIRRLEMAYCQHIGVEFMFINDLEQCQWIRQKFETPGIMQFSNEEKRTLLARLVRSTRFEEFLHRKWSSEKRFGLEGCEVLIPALKTIIDKSSEKGVDYVIMGMPHRGRLNVLANVIRKELEQIFCQFDSKLEAADEGSGDVKYHLGMYHRRINRVTDRNITLSLVANPSHLEAADPVVQGKTKAEQFYCGDTEGKKVMSILLHGDAAFAGQGIVYETFHLSDLPSYTTHGTVHVVVNNQIGFTTDPRMARSSPYPTDVARVVNAPIFHVNADDPEAVVYVCNVAAEWRSTFHKDVVVDLVCYRRNGHNEMDEPMFTQPLMYKQIRKQKPVLQKYAELLISQGVVNQPEYEEEIAKYDKICEEAHARSKDEKILHIKHWLDSPWPGFFTLDGQPRSMSCPSTGLNEEDLTHIGQVASSVPVEDFTIHGGLSRILKTRGEMVKNRTVDWALAEYMAFGSLLKEGIHIRLSGQDVERGTFSHRHHVLHDQNVDKRTCIPMNHLWPNQAPYTVCNSSLSEYGVLGFELGFAMASPNALVLWEAQFGDFHNTAQCIIDQFICPGQAKWVRQNGIVLLLPHGMEGMGPEHSSARPERFLQMCNDDPDVFPKLDDFDVRQLYDCNWIVVNCSTPANFFHVLRRQILLPFRKPLIIFTPKSLLRHPEARSSFDDMLPGTNFLRVIPDSGPAAQNPQSVRRLLFCTGKVYYDLTRERKARNMEADVAITRVEQLSPFPFDLLQKEAQKYPNAELVWCQEEHKNQGYYDYVKPRLRTTINRAKPVWYAGREPAAAPATGNKKTHLTELQRLLDTAFNLDAFKDLA, encoded by the exons TAGTTCAAACTATGTGGAGGAAATGTACTATGCGTGGCTGGAAAATCCCAAAAGTGTACATAAG tcATGGGACATCTTCTTTCGCAACGCCAACGCcggagcagctccaggcactGCTTACCAAAGCCCCCCTCCGCTGAGCTCCAGCCTTTCCACGCTGTCCCAAGCACAGTTCCTGGTTCAGGCACAGCCCAACGTAGACAAGCTGGTGGAAGACCATCTGGCAGTGCAATCTCTTATCAGGGCATATCAG ATTCGAGGGCACCATGTAGCACAACTCGACCCCCTGGGCATCCTGGATGCGGATCTGGACTCATCCGTTCCAGCCGATATTATCACATCCACAGACAAACTGG GATTTTACGGGCTGGATGAGTCCGACCTCGACAAGGTCTTCCATTTGCCCACAACCACCTTCATCGGAGGAAATGAGTCGGCTCTTCCGCTGCGGGAGATCATCCGCCGCCTGGAG ATGGCCTACTGCCAGCACATCGGCGTGGAGTTCATGTTCATCAACGACCTGGAGCAGTGCCAGTGGATCCGGCAGAAGTTCGAGACCCCGGGGATCATGCAGTTCAGCAACGAGGAGAAGCGAACGCTGCTGGCACGCCTGGTCCGCTCCACCAG GTTTGAGGAGTTCCTCCATCGGAAATGGTCTTCGGAGAAGCGTTTCGGTCTGGAGGGCTGCGAAGTGCTGATCCCAGCCTTAAAGACCATCATTGATAAGTCGAGTGAGAAGGGAGTGGATTATGTGATCATGGGGATGCCCCACAG AGGGCGCCTGAACGTCCTTGCCAACGTGATCAGGAAGGAGCTGGagcagatcttctgccagtttGACTCCAAGCTGGAGGCTGCCGACGAG GGCTCCGGTGACGTCAAATACCACCTGGGGATGTACCACCGCAGGATCAACCGCGTCACCGACAGGAACATCACCCTGTCCCTGGTGGCCAACCCCTCCCACCTGGAGGCGGCTGACCCCGTGGTCCAAGGCAAGACCAAAGCGGAGCAGTTCTACTGCGGGGACACGGAGGGGAAGAAG GTGATGTCCATCCTCCTGCACGGCGACGCAGCATTTGCAGGGCAGGGGATCGTGTACGAGACGTTCCACCTGAGCGACCTGCCCTCCTACACCACGCACGGCACCGTGCACGTCGTGGTCAACAACCAG ATTGGTTTCACCACTGACCCACGCATGGCCCGCTCCTCTCCGTACCCCACCGACGTCGCCCGCGTGGTCAACGCTCCCATCTTCCATGTCAACGCCGATGACCCCGAGGCTGTGGTTTATGTGTGCAATGTGGCAGCAGAGTGGCGAAGCACTTTCCATAAGGACGTGGTGGTGGATTTG GTGTGCTATAGGCGCAACGGGCACAACGAGATGGACGAGCCCATGTTCACGCAGCCCCTGATGTACAAACAGATCCGGAAGCAGAAGCCAGTGCTGCAGAAATACGCCGAGCTCCTGATTTCACAGGGGGTTGTAAATCAGCCAGAGTACGAG GAGGAAATCGCCAAGTATGATAAGATCTGTGAGGAGGCCCATGCAAGATCCAAGGATGAAAAGATCTTGCACATCAAGCACTGGCTGGACTCCCCCTGGCCTG GTTTCTTCACTCTGGATGGCCAACCCCGCAGCATGAGCTGCCCCTCCACCGGGCTGAACGAGGAGGACCTGACGCACATCGGCCAAGTGGCCAGCTCTGTGCCTGTGGAGGACTTCACCATCCACGGAG GCCTGAGCCGAATCCTGAAGACCCGCGGGGAGATGGTGAAGAACAGGACTGTGGATTGGGCGCTGGCTGAGTACATGGCGTTCGGCTCCCTGCTGAAGGAGGGCATCCACATCCGCCTGAGCGGGCAGGACGTCGAGAGGGGCACCTTCAG CCATCGCCACCACGTGCTGCACGACCAGAACGTGGACAAGAGGACCTGCATCCCCATGAACCACCTGTGGCCCAACCAGGCTCCCTACACCGTCtgcaacagctctctgtctgaGTACGGCGTCCTGG GCTTTGAGCTGGGCTTTGCCATGGCCAGCCCCAATGCCCTGGTGCTCTGGGAAGCCCAATTTGGGGACTTCCACAACACCGCCCAGTGCATCATTGACCAGTTCATCTGCCCCGGCCAAGCCAAGTGGGTCAGGCAGAACGGCATCGTCCTGCTGCTCCCCCACGGCATGGAGGGCATG GGCCCTGAGCACTCATCTGCCCGTCCGGAGCGGTTCCTGCAGATGTGCAACGACGACCCTGACGTCTTCCCT AAGCTGGACGACTTCGACGTGCGCCAGCTGTACGACTGCAACTGGATCGTCGTCAACTGCTCCACTCCAGCCAACTTCTTCCACGTCCTGCGGCGTCAGATCCTCCTGCCCTTCCGCAAACCG CTGATCATCTTCACTCCAAAGTCGCTGCTGCGTCACCCCGAAGCGCGCTCCAGCTTCGATGACATGCTGCCAG GCACCAATTTCCTCCGGGTCATCCCCGACAGCGGCCCCGCAGCGCAGAACCCTCAGAGCGTCCGCCGGCTGCTGTTCTGTACCGGGAAGGTTTACTACGACCTGACACGGGAGCGCAAGGCCCGCAACATGGAGGCAGACGTGGCCATCACCAGGGTGGAGCAG CTGTCGCCGTTCCCCTTCGACCTCCTGCAGAAGGAAGCTCAGAAATACCCCAATGCCGAGCTGGTGTGGTGCCAGGAGGAGCACAAGAACCAGGGCTACTACGACTACGTCAAACCGCGCCTGCGCACCACCATCAACCGCGCCAAGCCCGTGTG GTACGCAGGCCGGGAGCCGGCAGCTGCCCCCGCCACCGGCAACAAGAAGACTCACCTGACGGAGCTGCAGCGGCTGCTCGACACCGCCTTCAACCTGGACGCCTTCAAGGACCTGGCCTGA